TCCTTACAAACATAGGGTTGTGAGGGTAAATTAACCCGATCCGCTACACAAAGCACATTTTGATTATTCACACGACCATAAGTAATATAAGTCAAACTACCCTCATCGGAGTGAACCTGAAAGCGATTGGTTACAGCTTCACAACGTCTTTGGGGAGTCCAATCACTACTCGAAAAATAATCACTTTTCCACTGAATTAATTGAATCACTCCCCGAGGAGTTCTCACCCTAGTGACAGGGGTATCTCCATCCATCACACATTCATATTGGTTCCTACTATTTTGAGCAAAAGTACCAGAAGAAAACCAAAAACAATTTAATAATAAAAAACCGAGAAAAATATTTAATTTACTCATTTTACTAAATGATAAGCACTTAATCATCAAAAAACAGACAAATATCAAAAACTTAAATATAAGAAAAAAATAATTTTTAGATATAAATAAAAAACAATAAAAAGTAACGTTCAATGATATTTTTAATCAAAAATATATTTCATATTTCCCCCATAAAAATGCTAACACAATTAACCCTTAACAATTTCTTGTTTTAACATTTATCAATAAAATCTTTATTTTTTATGGCAAAACTGATTAAAATGTGGTCATCATGACGATGAAGGAAAATTGATATGTTAGCAAGGGTATGGAGTGCCACAGTAGTGGGCATAGATGCCATCAAAATAGGAGTCGAGGTAGATGTTTCTGGTGGACTGCCCAAAATTACCGTGGTTGGCTTACCTGATACAGCAGTGCAAGAATCAAGGGAAAGGGTAAAAGCCGCCATCAAAAACTCAGGGTTTGCCTTTCCTGTGCGCAAAGTAACCATTAACCTAACCCCCGCAGACTTGAGAAAAGAAGGTCCTAGTTTTGATTTGCCCATCAGTATCGCTATTTTAGCGGCTTCAGAACAAATTGACCCCTATTTACTGGGAGATTATCTTTTTTTGGGGGAGATGTCGTTAGATGGCAGTTTACGCCCCATTGCTGGAGTTTTACCCATGGCAGCAGTGGCGATGAAGTTGGGTTTTAAGGGGATGGTTGTACCCAAGGGAAATGCCCAAGAGGCAGCAGTAGTGAAAGGTTTGGATGTTTATGGCTTAAATAATCTCAATGAAGTTACCCAGTTTCTGCAAGAGCCTGAAAAATTTAGCCCCACTCAGGTAGATAGGGCAGAAAATTTTGAGCCTTTATTTTCTCTTTTGGATAATTTAAAGGATGTGAAAGGACAAAACCATCCCCGTCGTGCTTTGGAAATAGCAGCGGCAGGGGGGCATAATTTAATTTTTGTGGGGCCTCCCGGTTCGGGTAAAACCATGTTAGCCAGACGTTTACCAAGTATTTTACCGCCCCTGAGTTTTCAGGAAGCCCTAGAAGTGTCTCAGGTGTATTCCGTGGCAGGATTATTAAAAGATAGAGGCTCTTTGGTGCGATCGCGCCCTTTTCGTAGTCCTCATCATTCTGCCAGTGGTGCATCCTTAGTGGGAGGGGGTAGCTATCCCAAACCGGGGGAAATTTCCCTTTCCCATCATGGGGTGTTATTTTTAGATGAATTGACAGAATTTAAAAGAACTGTACTAGAGTTTTTACGCCAACCCCTCGAAGATGGGGTAGTGACCATTTCTCGCGCCCGTCAGTCGGTGGAATTTCCTGCCCAGTTTACCCTCGTAGCCAGTACCAATCCTTGCCCCTGTGGCTATTATGGTGACTCTATTCAACCCTGCACCTGTTCACCCCGACAAAGGGAACAATATTGGGCAAAATTATCAGGCCCTTTATTGGATAGAATTGACTTGCAAGTAGTTGTCAGTCGTTTGAAACCCGAAGAAATGACCAGTCAACCCCAAGGAGAAAATTCCGAATCTGTACGAGAAAGAGTTAATAAAGCCCGTGCGATCGCCCAAAAACGATTTAAGGATGATAAAATTAGTTGCAATGCTCAAATGCGATCGAAACATTTACGGGAATACTGTCCCCTAGATCAAGCCAGTCGAACTCTTTTAGAAAACGCCATTCGTAAATTAGGACTTTCTGCTAGAGCGATGGACCGTATTTTGAAAGTATCCCGCACCATTGCCGACTTAGCAGGAGATGAACATCTACAAAGTTATCACCTTGCCGAAGCGATTCAATATCGCACCATCGACAGAATGCATTGACCTTGCTATCAATGCTTTAACTTACCAAGCGCGTCACCATTACATTTTCTTGGGCGATATTTGTTCCGACGAAAGAAGCTAGGGAAGTCACTCCCTTGAATACCTTACGCATATTACTGCTAAAAACTATTATAACATTTAAAAAGAAAATCTTTAAATTAAAAAATAATGGCGATCGCACCTTTATCTTGGCAAGAACTAGAAAAATTAACCGACTATAAAATCGATAGAATCAACGGGCAAACAAACTCCCAAGCTACCCTTAGACTATTTAACCACTCCGAAGATGAAGTGAGAGTAACCCTATATAGAGATAATCATGCTTGGTGTCCCTATTGTCAAAAAGTATGGTTATGGTTAGAAGAAAAACAAATCCCCTACCGCATCAAAAAAGTAACCATGTTTTGCTACGGTCAAAAAGAATCATGGTATAAACAAAAAGTACCTTCAGGGATGCTTCCAGCTCTCGAATTAGACGGTCAAATGATCACCGAAAGCGATGATATACTAATCGCCCTCGAACAAGCCTTTGGGGTACTAAATTTCGGCATGGAAGACAAAAAAGTTCTTCCTCTGCGCAAACTCGAAAGACTACTATTTAGGGCATGGTGTACATGGTTATGTTATCCTACCGTTTTGCCCCAACAAGAAGCTAACAACCGAAAACAATTCATTCAAGTTGTTAAAAAAGTTGAAAGTGCCTTAAATCAAACTCCTAGCCCCTACTTTCTCGAAGACTTCAGCACCGCCGATGTAGTATTTACTCCCTATGTAGAAAGAATGAATGCCAGTCTTTACTACTACAAAGGCTACTCATTACGGGAAGAAAACCCCCGCCTTTCTGCGTGGTTTGATGCCATGGAAACCCGCCCCACCTACCGAGGTACCCAAAGCGATTTTCATACCCACGCCCACGACTTACCCCCCCAAATGGGAGGATGTTACAGCAACGGTGAACCCCAAACCCTAGAAAATCAGAAAAAAGTAGATCGAGGAGATTGGTTTTTATTACCTGATGTTGCTTATCCTGAACCAGAAAACTCCCGCCAAGAAGCCCTTTATCGAGTTTTGAAACATCGTCAAAACATTATTGAAATCAATCCTGCGGATAATCAATTGTTTGACCAAGCCTTACGGTGTGCCTTAACTCAGATGATGACAGGGGAAGATTGCCAACCTCCTAAAAAATCTGCCCTCGGCTTAAGATATTTAAGGGATAGGATAAATGTGCCTAGGGATATGTCAATCTATGCAGGGAAAAGACTACGACAAGCCCTCGAATATACCGCTAGTTTAGATAGTGATATACAACCAGAGCCTTTACCCATCCGCCATCGCCGAGATCAAAACCCTCTCAATTTTCGTGGGGGATTAGTTACCGAGAAGTAACTACATTTTGCACCCACATTGCATAATTATGACAAAATCAGAGAATAAATTTAAATAAAATATAATTATTATGGAAGCAATTAAAGTTCAAGGTGTTGTTAATGAACAAGGACAACTAATAGTTGAGGAAAATATTAATCTTAGTGCTGGAAATGTAGAAATTATTATTTTGAAAAAGGATAAGTTAGAGCATATAGAAACGGATAATAAACCTTTAACCAATGAAAGTGAAAAAAATGCTAATAAACCTATTTGGGAAATAGCAGAGGAGTTAATAGAAGATGTGAGCGATGAAGATAAAGCTCGACTCCCCAACGATGGGGCCGTTGAACATGATCACTATATATATGGAACATCTAAAATTAATAAATAGATTGATGAAACAAATTTTTGCCGATACTTTTTATTGGGTTGCGTTAATTAATCCTCATGATGATTGGCATCAAAAAATCTTACAAACCAGTAATTTATTATCAGATCATACCGTTATAGTTACAACAGAAGAAGTGTTAATAGAAGTTTTAGCCTTTTATTCTAAATCTGGTTATCAGATTAAGAAAAAAACCACACAATTTATCATTAATGTCGCCAGAATACCCTATCCCTCTATAGGGTAGGGATGAATGGCGACCAACAAAAAAACCGAACGACAGTGAGTCCATACTTTCCGAGATTTCAGACATCAAAGAACAAATATTGTGCTAACATATTCGGTATAAGCAAAAAAACTGAGCAAATGATAGTCCTCGAGTACCGGTTAAAAGGCAAGCAATACCAATATCAAGCCATTGATGATGCTATTCGCACGGCTCAATTCATTAGAAATAAAGCCTTGCGGTTGTGGATGGATGGTGATAAGGTTAACAAATATGACCTAAATAAATATTGTGCCGTCTTAGCTAAAGAGTACCCATTTGCGTCTGAGTTAAATTCCACCGCTAGACAAGCATCAGCTGAACGAGCTTGGAGTTCTATTTCTCGTTTTTTTGACAACTGTAAGAAAGGTGTTAAGGGCAAGAAAGGCTATCCCAAATTCAAGAAAAACTCTCGTTCAGTGGAATATAAAGCTAGTGGTTGGAAATTAGATGAAAAGACAAAAAAGCATATCACCTTTACCGATAAAAAGGGCATTGGCAGACTTAAATTGGTAGGCAGTAGAGATATATATTTCTACAATGCCTCTGATATTAAACGAGTGCGTTTAGTCAAAAGAGCCGATGGCTACTATTGTCAATTCTCGGTTAAAGTAAATATGCAGATTGAGACTCAACCGACAAATAAAGTCGTTGGCTTAGATGTTGGCTTAAAAGAATTTCTCACGGATAGTGAAGGTAATAAAGTAGAAAATCCTCGCTTCTTGAGAAAAGCTGAGAAAGCCATTAATCGTGCAAATCGCCAAAAGTCAAAAAAATTTGTTAAAGGTAAAAAACCTCAATCAAATAACTATCACAAGGCTAAGGTTCGGTATGCCCGTAAACATTTAAAAGTAAGTAGGCAACGTAAAGAGTTTGCTAAGAGTGTAGCATACTGCGTAATCAAATCTAACGATTTGGTCGCCTATGAAGATTTAAACGTGAAAGGCATGGTCAGAAATCGGAAACTAGCTAAATCAATCAGTGATGCTGGATGGACTATTTTTAGGCAATGGTTAGAGTATTTTGGGTATAAATACGGCAAAATAACAGTAGCCGTACCACCTCATAACACTAGCCAAGATTGTTCTAATTGTGGTCAAAAAGTGCAAAAATCTCTATCCACTAGAACTCATGTTTGTCCCCACTGTGGGCATATTGAAGATAGAGATTGGAATGCTGCAAAAAATATCCTGATAAAAGCATTACGTACCGTAGGGCATACGGGAACATACGCTTGGGGAGATCTGCCCTCTTGGGCGATTGGTGTAAACCTGTCGTCTAACGGCGAGTCGGTGAACCAAGAATCCCCACCTTCAACCGATAGGTAAGGTGGGGAGTGTCAATTTGGAACATAATCAAATAAAAACAGTTGAGCAAAATCATCAATCTTTTCGCTCAGGATTTGATCTATATCAACAACGTTTAGATAAAGGCTATAGCTTAACTGATTGTATTTCTATGAATACGATGAAACAATTAGAAATTATAGAGGTTTTGACTCATGATATACATTTTACCCAAGAGGGTTTTAATATTTTATTTCCCTAATAAAATAATCCTAAATCCTGCGTGTTGGTAGAAATAAGGGCGAAACCAGTTGCGATAATAACGGGTGGCTTCTGTGCCATTGGTAACCCATGCACCGCCTACTAGGAGAAAATGACGGTTATCGAAAAAGGGTTGCGAATAATCTTCATAGAGAAAATGGGGTTTAAATCCTGTCAGAGGGGTAAATTTATCCCCTAACCATTCCCATACATTCCCTCTAATATCATAAACTCCTGCCTGACTTTCAGCGGTTGTGATACTTCCCACGGGGGTAGGAGATTGATAATTCAGATTCAGATTATGATTATTTACATCATCATTACCCATAGAAGCAAGATGCCATTGCGCTTCGCTCATCAAACCGTATTTTTTGCCTCTTTTTTGGCTTAAATAACGACAAAATGCGATCGCCTCATAGTGGTTAACCTCCACAGGATAATCTAAGGGCAAATCGATATGGTCAAACATAGCTCGGTATTGATAACCATCATCTGTTTTCAGCCAAAACTTAGGATGATGGCGATTTTCCCCTACCAACCATGCCCAACTTTCCTCATCCCAAAATTCTTTATTTTCATAACCCCCCTCATTGACAAAGTCTAAAAAATCATAGTTAGTAATCATATATTTACTAACCAAAAAACTATTAACCTCCTCCTCCCTACTACCAAAATCCACATCCCAACCGTAGAGAAAATCATCATCCTTTTTACCCAAAATCACCTTACCACCATCCACCAAAACCATTTCATTCTCTGGAGGTTTACCCAAAGAAGGTGCATAACTCCAACCATCAGGCTTTGCTAATAGATGAGGAGGTAACTGACGAATCAACATCGAAGAAGTTTCAATATGAATCCTCTGATGTTCCATGCCCATTACAATTGCCCACCAAGGACTATCCATCGTTATGGGTAGTGATAAAGGAGTATTATTAATTATTTTGATTACAGTCTGATAAACTTGGTTACGATATGCCCACACATCCTCGAGGGATTGTTGACGAATATGAGCAAGGATTTTTTGTAACTCATCAGGAAATTCTGGATCAACCCCCATCTCGAAAAGCCTTTCATAATCAGGGTTTATCCTTTGGCTTAGTAAGCCCACCATGACCAATTTATTGATATAAAATACTGCAGAATGTCCAAGATAAAAAATTAAAGGATTACGCAGGGGATCAGGATTAAGATAATAAGTATCACGACTCAAGATACTTTTAAATAAAATATCTTCCTTTTGCCATCCCCACTCCAAATAATTGATAATGTCTTCCTTGGTGCAAGAGTTGAGAGGTAATAGAGGATTATTGATCATGGCTTTAAATTATACTTTTCTTTTATGTTATCCGTTCAAAGATGCCAGTACAATAAGAAAAAACAGATCAATTAAATATTGTGCAGTTACAACAGGTAATTATTGCCTACAAGGCAGGGGATAAGGAGAGTAAAAAATGGGCGGAAAGATGCTCTCAGGAATTAGAGGCTAGGGGTTGTAAGGTATTACTCGGGCCTAGCGGTGTGAAGGATAATCCTTATCCTGTGTTCTTGGCTTCTGCCACGGATAAAATTGATTTGGGTATTATTT
The sequence above is a segment of the Cyanobacterium stanieri PCC 7202 genome. Coding sequences within it:
- a CDS encoding hypothetical protein (KEGG: amr:AM1_3911 hypothetical protein~SPTR: Putative uncharacterized protein) — its product is MIKCLSFSKMSKLNIFLGFLLLNCFWFSSGTFAQNSRNQYECVMDGDTPVTRVRTPRGVIQLIQWKSDYFSSSDWTPQRRCEAVTNRFQVHSDEGSLTYITYGRVNNQNVLCVADRVNLPSQPYVCKDETISKGDRTYDSVLLTLEQNDNPRQVLQELFSHSSLVGSRRGITRSINRYPEAIAIEQILEQAPVIEMETEPCLEEEM
- a CDS encoding Mg chelatase, subunit ChlI (PFAM: Magnesium chelatase, subunit ChlI~TIGRFAM: Mg chelatase-related protein~COGs: COG0606 ATPase with chaperone activity~InterPro IPR003593:IPR004482:IPR000523~KEGG: cyh:Cyan8802_3181 Mg chelatase, subunit ChlI~PFAM: magnesium chelatase ChlI subunit~SMART: AAA ATPase~SPTR: Mg chelatase, subunit ChlI;~TIGRFAM: Mg chelatase, subunit ChlI), coding for MLARVWSATVVGIDAIKIGVEVDVSGGLPKITVVGLPDTAVQESRERVKAAIKNSGFAFPVRKVTINLTPADLRKEGPSFDLPISIAILAASEQIDPYLLGDYLFLGEMSLDGSLRPIAGVLPMAAVAMKLGFKGMVVPKGNAQEAAVVKGLDVYGLNNLNEVTQFLQEPEKFSPTQVDRAENFEPLFSLLDNLKDVKGQNHPRRALEIAAAGGHNLIFVGPPGSGKTMLARRLPSILPPLSFQEALEVSQVYSVAGLLKDRGSLVRSRPFRSPHHSASGASLVGGGSYPKPGEISLSHHGVLFLDELTEFKRTVLEFLRQPLEDGVVTISRARQSVEFPAQFTLVASTNPCPCGYYGDSIQPCTCSPRQREQYWAKLSGPLLDRIDLQVVVSRLKPEEMTSQPQGENSESVRERVNKARAIAQKRFKDDKISCNAQMRSKHLREYCPLDQASRTLLENAIRKLGLSARAMDRILKVSRTIADLAGDEHLQSYHLAEAIQYRTIDRMH
- a CDS encoding hypothetical protein (COGs: COG0625 Glutathione S-transferase~InterPro IPR004045:IPR017933~KEGG: syp:SYNPCC7002_A2737 hypothetical protein~SPTR: Putative uncharacterized protein), giving the protein MAIAPLSWQELEKLTDYKIDRINGQTNSQATLRLFNHSEDEVRVTLYRDNHAWCPYCQKVWLWLEEKQIPYRIKKVTMFCYGQKESWYKQKVPSGMLPALELDGQMITESDDILIALEQAFGVLNFGMEDKKVLPLRKLERLLFRAWCTWLCYPTVLPQQEANNRKQFIQVVKKVESALNQTPSPYFLEDFSTADVVFTPYVERMNASLYYYKGYSLREENPRLSAWFDAMETRPTYRGTQSDFHTHAHDLPPQMGGCYSNGEPQTLENQKKVDRGDWFLLPDVAYPEPENSRQEALYRVLKHRQNIIEINPADNQLFDQALRCALTQMMTGEDCQPPKKSALGLRYLRDRINVPRDMSIYAGKRLRQALEYTASLDSDIQPEPLPIRHRRDQNPLNFRGGLVTEK
- a CDS encoding hypothetical protein (KEGG: mar:MAE_01360 hypothetical protein~SPTR: Putative uncharacterized protein) encodes the protein MEAIKVQGVVNEQGQLIVEENINLSAGNVEIIILKKDKLEHIETDNKPLTNESEKNANKPIWEIAEELIEDVSDEDKARLPNDGAVEHDHYIYGTSKINK
- a CDS encoding transposase (PFAM: Putative transposase DNA-binding domain; Probable transposase~TIGRFAM: transposase, IS605 OrfB family, central region~COGs: COG0675 Transposase and inactivated derivatives~InterPro IPR010095:IPR001959:IPR007087~KEGG: mar:MAE_42620 transposase~PFAM: transposase IS891/IS1136/IS1341 family; transposase IS605 OrfB~SPTR: Transposase;~TIGRFAM: transposase, IS605 OrfB family) — its product is MIVLEYRLKGKQYQYQAIDDAIRTAQFIRNKALRLWMDGDKVNKYDLNKYCAVLAKEYPFASELNSTARQASAERAWSSISRFFDNCKKGVKGKKGYPKFKKNSRSVEYKASGWKLDEKTKKHITFTDKKGIGRLKLVGSRDIYFYNASDIKRVRLVKRADGYYCQFSVKVNMQIETQPTNKVVGLDVGLKEFLTDSEGNKVENPRFLRKAEKAINRANRQKSKKFVKGKKPQSNNYHKAKVRYARKHLKVSRQRKEFAKSVAYCVIKSNDLVAYEDLNVKGMVRNRKLAKSISDAGWTIFRQWLEYFGYKYGKITVAVPPHNTSQDCSNCGQKVQKSLSTRTHVCPHCGHIEDRDWNAAKNILIKALRTVGHTGTYAWGDLPSWAIGVNLSSNGESVNQESPPSTDR
- a CDS encoding protein of unknown function DUF323 (PFAM: Formylglycine-generating sulfatase enzyme~COGs: COG1262 conserved hypothetical protein~InterPro IPR005532~KEGG: npu:Npun_R3623 hypothetical protein~PFAM: protein of unknown function DUF323~SPTR: Putative uncharacterized protein) — encoded protein: MINNPLLPLNSCTKEDIINYLEWGWQKEDILFKSILSRDTYYLNPDPLRNPLIFYLGHSAVFYINKLVMVGLLSQRINPDYERLFEMGVDPEFPDELQKILAHIRQQSLEDVWAYRNQVYQTVIKIINNTPLSLPITMDSPWWAIVMGMEHQRIHIETSSMLIRQLPPHLLAKPDGWSYAPSLGKPPENEMVLVDGGKVILGKKDDDFLYGWDVDFGSREEEVNSFLVSKYMITNYDFLDFVNEGGYENKEFWDEESWAWLVGENRHHPKFWLKTDDGYQYRAMFDHIDLPLDYPVEVNHYEAIAFCRYLSQKRGKKYGLMSEAQWHLASMGNDDVNNHNLNLNYQSPTPVGSITTAESQAGVYDIRGNVWEWLGDKFTPLTGFKPHFLYEDYSQPFFDNRHFLLVGGAWVTNGTEATRYYRNWFRPYFYQHAGFRIILLGK